The DNA segment ctctctctctctctctctctctctctctctctctctctctctctctctctctctctctctctctctctctctctctctctctctctctctctctctcccctatgtCCAGTACAGGTCCAGAATATGTAAATCTGGGGGAGATAACATCTTTTCCCAGGCGGTATCTTGCAGCCTCAGTGTGCATCATTTGCTCCATCATAATTCATCTCGGAGTTAAGGGCCCCGGTAACTAAGAAACAATAACTATGCTAATATAgagatggggtgggggagagagagagagagagagagagagagagagagagagagagagagagagagagagagagagagagagagagagagagaaacagagggggtgagagagggagaaaggcaGGCTTTTGTTTATCTTGATACAAAGATTTGCGTTTGAATGGGAAGACGATTTAGCTACAGTCTGGATTGTAGTTAGTACCCACACTGGTCAACATGTTAGTACCCACACTGGTCAACATGTTAGTACCCACACTGGTCAACATGTTAGTACCCACACTGGTCAACATGTTAGTACCCACACTGGTCAACATGTTAGTACCCACACTGGTCAACATGTTAGTACCCACACTGGTCAACATGTTAGTACCCACACTGGTCAACATGTTAGTACCCACACTGGTCAACATGTTAGTACCCACACTGGTCAACATGTTAGTACCCACACTGGTCAACATGTTAGTACCCACACTGGTCAACATGTTAGTACCCACACTGGTCAACATGTTAGTACCCACACTGGTCAACATGTTAGTACCCACACTGGTCAACATGTTAGTACCCACACTGGTCAACATGTTAGTACCCACACTGGTCAACATGTTAGTACCCACACTGGTCAACATGTTAGTACCCACACTGGTCAACATGTTAGTACCCACACTGGTCAACATGTTAGTACCCACACTGGTCAACATGTTAGTACCCACACTGGTCAACATGTTAGTACCCACACTGGTCAACATGTTAGTACCCACACTGGTCAACATGTTAGTACCCACACTGGTCAACATGTTAGTACTCACACTGGTCAACATGTTAGTACTCACACTGGTCAACATGTTAGTACCCACACTGGTCAACATGTTAGTACCCACACTGGTCAACATGTTAGTACCCACACTGGTCAACATGTTAGTACCCACACTGGTCAACATGTTAGTACCCACACTGGTTAATATGTTAGTACCCACACTGGTTAATATGTTAGTACCCACACTGGCCAGTAAGTACCCACACTGGTCAACATGTTAGTACCCACAATGGCCAGCATGTTAGTACCCACACTGGTCAATATGTTAATACCCACACTGGTCAATATGCAATTGCAATATTCATAGCACTATGCAAACAATGCAATTCAATTCTTGAGTATATAAGCAGGATTAAGGAAGGTGACgtgtgaggtggggaaaaaaacaaTGTTCTTGTAATATTAGTTCATGAACATAAGCACCAGAGGGAAGTGATGACGGCCTAATGATCAATACATGTGAGTTCCTGGAGATAATATCCCTATAGCGGTGCAGATAATGAGTCACAAAGACAAGATTAAACACCAACCCACAGATCTAAAAGTGAAGAATCGGCGACATTTTGGTCATTTCTGAATCATTATTAAGTCGTCATTATATGCCTTGATAAATGGTCCAGGAGGCCGGGTGTCACCAGGCCGGGTGACACTAGGTGACACTAGGTGACACTACACTCTTCTCTCCCTGTGTTGATACAGGGTAATGGGCATGGAGAGACGGAACTAGCGATTATCTCACATATATCCTGGATAGTTAATGATTAAAGTGCCTTAACACGTACATAAATTTGACTTAGACAAAGTAAGAAAGCGGAAAAATAGACTTTGAACGTCATTGGCTTAAGGCTTAGATTTCCTCCGCCGATTGAAAATAGTTTTGGACATTATAGGCTATAATAAAACACCGTACGGACACGCAGCACATCATCAATATTGATAAAATTGGACCTTGAACACATACGCCACAAGGATCAGATTTCTCTAAAAAGTATAttgataatatttttttttcaggtacgaaaaaaaagaaaaacagacCTTCAATACACATAACACTAGGCtcttttttgtcatatatttttgTATGTTTTTATCTGTGAGGAGAAATGGAAAATCCACCTAATGCTCGTAGCTTAAGACGCATTCTTTAACGAAACTTCTGTGCCAGACTTCTTCAAGCTAAAACAAACCCTAAACACGCTTGGCAGTAGGGTTAAAGTCCCTGAAACCTAATACACGCGCGGCCGCACTGGGTATAAAGGATTATAGCCCTACTGTGTGTTTTCCGTAAGATAAAATGTTGTTTGTGAAGCAGAGTCACATACGCGAGAAAAATTGGGAAGCTGCTTTAAACTTTATGTAATATTGAGATAAGGCCCAAGATGTCTTCCAGGGAGGGGGAGTCACGCTTCCATGaacagggagaggtgagaggtgaCAGCTTAGGATGAGAGTGtgaaaggtgagagagagagagagagagagtgagagtgagcttTAGTGTGTGTTAAAGTTTAAGCGTTTTCAAGTTCCCAGAACTCTCACCGCTTTTATTGCTGGACTTaaaacctatcaacctctggagggttactgagaccaatcaacctctggagggttactaagacttattaatctctggagggttactaagacctatcaatctctggagggttactaagacttattaatctctggagggttactaagaCTTATTtatctctggagggttactaagacctatcaatctctggagggttactaagtCCTattaatctctggagggttactaagacctatgaatctctggagggttactaagacctatgaatctctggagggttactaagacctatgaatctctggagggttactaagacctatcaatctctggagggttactaagaCCTATTAATCTCTGGAGTGTTGCTGCAACCTGTCCTGTGGGAGGATATCCGCTCATGGGAATGGTTTGGGGACGACTATGTAATTTGTGCTATTATTTActctctatccatggttaggttaggttaaggttactttagattaaggtttagttgggttaggttagatttcatTGCGTTTGGTTATGTTAATGTTATGTATTATTTATGACAATGTGAAATATGGAAATCAAAACTATTTCAGTGTGCCCTTGAATTCCAGTTACAGAAAACCCAATTCTTCAAAGAAAACGTTTTCAGCAtacattttttatattttaaaccagcgAATTATATTACTTTAAAATTATAGCTTGAGAATAATCTATGTTTACGGCAAATGTTTATTTCCCAATTTACTTGTAGGCAATTAttggaaccgtaatatgctttcagatcatcacaaatatctagctaactatccaggtggttagaagGGGGAGGTTTTCTCATGGTAATGGATTTgctgtgaggacgggttggttattAAGGCCACAACAGTAGTTGACTGACGAGCCAGCAAGtccactttagtcctgaacattgtcCAGCACTAACGTTAATTTTAAAGCATATATTCATTGAGAAGAGAGATACACCTGTCAGTGTACAGTTTCCTTGGGCTCTGCTCACCATACCTGAATCTTCTCTCCGACGTTCAAATTAGCAATTAAGCGCATCTGTCGTGGGCTTACATATTAATATCAGTTTCAGATGCAGGTTCCCGACATTAATATCCTTGTATCTCAATTTGGTTTGATTTACTACTGTTTGGTTTTGACGGTATGAGAGTTTTAATGCATGTTTGGCCTTCCTCCCTACAGCGGTGAATTTTACCTTGGATACAGTCGGTCGTCCCTGGCAGGCGTGTCGTGGTACCACCTCCTGCACCCTGAGAACATGAGGGAGGCCCAGACCAAGCACCGCCTCAGTGAGTATACCTCTCTAGTATCTACCTCTCTTGTCTCTACCTACCTGGCTTCTACCTCCCTCCGCCTCTACTTCCCTGGCCCCCTACCTCTCCCATCTCTAGTCTCTGGGGGCCTGTTTCCCCGATGGCTTGTACCGTGGTACCTTAGAGAGCGATTACGTCCCGCCTGTCACATGTCTACTTCGATGCTTTCTTATGGCTGGAGAGGCCTTCCTGCTCTCTCCAGCCATAAGCCATAACCTTTTGCTGTTGGTGAGTGGCTGTCGCGTGGATGGCTACACTGGAGCGCAAGCCCGGCACGGTCCCAGTCTTTATGCCGTGGGCGATGATAGCCAATAAGATGTCACTTTCAGTCTTTAATAGTCAATAAGGTTCTAGTCTCAGACTTGTCATGGAGAGAAATAGCCAACGATGTTTCAATCTGCTTTATTGTGAATAGTCTTGCAATGTGTTTATGAATCATTGTGAGTGAAGTCATTATATTTGTGCTTGTTCCACAGTCACGACGAGCGAGCAAGACAGGTCGTGCATCCTGCTGGTGCGTCTGCAGGCTGCAGGAGGCACGTGGCGCTGGGTCCACTGCGTCCTGCAGGTGAAGGATGCCGCCGACTCCAGCCAACAGACGGGGCAGAGCACACAggtcagcaacagtagcagcagcaacagcagcagtaccagcagcagtaacaacaacagcagtaacagcagcagcagcagcagcacacagcagcagcagcagccagtgaTCGTGGCCACCAACCAGGTCTTGGGAGAGAAGGAGGCGGCGGTACTACGCGCCAACTCGTGGCTCtatcactactacaccatgcagtCCAAGCTCCAGTATGGCCTTGCCTACGATGCCCACGCTCAGAGGGTCCACGCCTACTACCCCCAGGTCATGACCTATCAGGTATGTTGCTTGCGTCTTTTGGCAAGATAAAGTTATTTATTTCTGGACATGGTTGTATTAAGACTTGCATGGGATGATTTGGAGTTGTAGGATTTGTTGAAATTTTCTTGAGTTTATAAGAACTTAAGAAATATGGAAactagaaggcttattggccatgTGAGGCGGCTATTTATCCAGCCAATTCCGCTCACGGATTTATCCAAGTGATTCTTCAAAGTGTCTATAAAATTTGTTTCTATATGTTGCATGATGTTCCAAACAaatcaaaaatatattttatttcaaCCCTTTGTTTCGTGTAGTAACATTTGTTAAATATTTCTAGAATCCTATATACATCTCTGCCTTGTTTACTTATGTCTACTCTCACTCTCCGCCTACTCTTACTCTGCCTTTCTAGGGAGTGTAAGCTTAGCGATTGTTTAGTCCAGGTCATGTTTAGTCCTGGCATCCATGGCTGGGATTTACCTAGACATCCTTCTGTGTGTACTTAGAATATAATAGACAGCATTGTGATCAAGTATAGAAAACTATTCAGTACAGTCAGTGTGAGGCctcatgcagacgatgagtcccagtaacgtggctgaagtatgttgaccagaccacacacactagaaagtgaaggtgacgccgacgtttcggtccgtcctggaccacaatcaacttgggaatggtccaggacggaccgaaacgtcggcgtcccctcactttctagtgtggtgaGGCCTCATGTTACCACATGTTAATGCTGAAGGCTGTCGTCACAGCTTATGTGTCCAGATATGAGTTCTAGTCACTTAATGTCCTTTTTTCGAACTCTTTtgaattgttttttgtttttggtgTAAGAGATCTAATCATGACTCCAAAGGttcttttcattgtttttattcaGCCGGTTCTACCAGGAGGAAGAAACTGAGTGTGTTTAATGAGATGTTTATCTGTCTCCCCCCACAGACGGACCCAGCCACCTCCTACATCACACCCACGGCTCTCAACAGTGGCCACGCCCATACCCACACTGCCAGCACCCACGCCCCGTACTCCCTTCCCACGCCCACCGCTTACGCCCACcttcaacactaccatcaccactactccgTGCGCCTCCAACACGGCCTAGACTACTCTCGGGACCCCGCCTGGGGCTACTACGACTCCTCCCacgccactactgacacccagtCTCCCATCCACGCCCACGCCAATactcacacgcccacacacacgccaAGATCTAGTAAAAAGGGATCGTCCCCCAATTCCTCGCCTCGAAGATCCCCATTAACGCCAATGTCATCACATGGCGTATCTGAGGGCGgcggggtggcggtggcggctcccGTGCCTGTAAGGGCGGCTGCAGGGGCGGCTGTGCACAAGGGGGCGGCGTCCCCGGAGCTGGAACAACACCTGGAAGCGCCCTGGAAGGCGTCCCCGACACAGGAAGTTCCAGACTACCCAGAGTACTCTTCCTACGTCACGCCGCCCTACTCAGCCGCCACGCCCACCAAACTCAACGTCTTCACCTTTGACCCTATTGACCCGCGGGAGGTCAGCCTGGGGCGCGACCACCGAGTGCCATCTGTAGAGGCGGGGGAGCTCCCTCCTTGGACCACTGACCCCCCTCCCAAGATCAGTGCCTGGCTCCCATCACTGGATGACACCACGACGGTGCCGCTCCGGCCGCTGCACCCAGCGGCACTCTGAGCGGCACCTGGCGATGCTGTGAGCGTCTGCCGGTGGCACTGTGGGTGGCACCCCGAGGCACTGCGAGTGGCACCCCGAGGCACTGTAGGTGGCACCCGCCCATCTTAACGTTGAGGAACGGAACGGAATTATCAGGAGGAAGCACCACGCCTTTACGACTAAATAGCTAAGTTGAGAAGCTGATACTTTGGTGCACAATGCTTCACTCTTCACCTCTAACACTAGCAGATGTGAGTGCTGCCAACGCCACCCTCAATACCAGCCACTGTAGCCAGCTGGCTACTGTGACCCAGCTGAGTCAGACGGTGTGTTTCGCAGCATAGTGGCTGCCCTCTACTGCACCAGCTGCCTTCTCCTGATCCTCCAACATTCCTACCTTGGAGAAAATCATACACCTGCCACGTAGTTGAACACTTAGATGCTATTCTTGCTTTCCATCAGCAGTCAACGTGATTCCTGGGAGTGGGAGAGGCGTAGATTATGCCGTGAATCCTGTGTAGACTGAACGCTACACGAGGAAGTTCAGCACGCTGAGTTCTGCCCCGACTATGACTTGTTTCTCGCCTGTAGCAACCAGCGGAACCCCGGTGGCGGGAGTGTCCCAGCCTCCATGTGACAAGTGGAGGAGAGAGTGGCGACCTCCTCGTAGCTccaggtgacagtggtggagggtggcgcaCTTGTCCCCCACCTAAAGTGCGCTCACTCGTGGTCATCCACTTGCCCAAGTGTTCTTCAGCCTAGGCTTCCCAGCCACCTAAATGTCTTCATTCAAATAAGCTTTACTAGCCATGTGTTACTGAGATGTATATAAGCCGAGTCCAGGCGGTGGCAGGGGGCCGAGTCCAGGCGGTGGCAGGGGGCCGAGTCCAGGCGGTGGCAGGGGGCCGAGTCCAGGCGGTGGCAGGGGGCCGAGTCCAGGAGGTGGCAGGGGGCCGAATCCAGGCGGTGGCAGGGGGCCGAGTCCAGGCGGTGGCAGGGTGCCGAGTCCAGGCGGTGGCAGGGGGCCGAGTCCAGGCGGTGGCAGGACGCTGGCAGAGTTCAAGAATGTCAAAGTGATGTCTCAACGAATTTAACGGTGGCGTGGCCAACCAGTGACCTTGGCGAACGCTGTATAAATATCGTGAAGCTTCTGCAGCCTCCAGTACAGCCTGTGCGCGTGCACAGTTCCCCCGTGCACAGTATGTGTAACTGTGCTGTTGATATATTTGAGTGAACTTGCAGTTATGAGTGTACTCAACATTCGTGGACGTTATGTGTGttcatggggggggaggggggcgtgttAAGTGCGCATAGTTCACGTGACTCGTCTCCTCTCACGAGAACAAACACTTACCTGCGCCTTGTAAGGGGTAAGAACATTTGACACTTTATGTATAGCACTTGTTAAAACTTTATCATTTGTTTTAAGGGTTTTTGTTCAATATTGCGTCGCGTGCATTGTGTTGAGTGGTGCTTCTGTTGCATTTATGTGATGTTTGGAACTTGCGTCATGAGTATGGTGACGATCAAGGCTTGCGTCACGACTCTCGTGACGCATAGGGCTTGCGTCACGACTATCATGACGTCTGAGGCTTGCGTCAGTATTCTCCAGCTGCGACATACATATGGTGTGCCCACGATAACGTTGTAGTGTGGGCATGTATATAAGTTCTACGTGTTACCATACCAATAGTAATAGTCGCATTGAtcaagacctaccctaggtccccCCATCAATTCTCTCTAGCTGTCATCTCATCATAATAATGCCACACATGCAGTTTTATGTGTGgcattattataaattattatagcaTTATTATAAACCAATTTTACGAGTTTTCCAAAAACGAGAAGATAAATGTTGTCGGTGGTTACTGAGAGATGGTTTTTTGAACTCACAATAATGTAAACAATACGAAGCTTTGACCTCTTGAGTGTCGCGGTGACACTCAAGAGGTCAATGGGTTAAGAACACCTTAGTTCTTGAGGGGGCAAAAGGTCAATGGGTTAAGAACATCTTAGTTCTTGAGAGGGGCAAAATGTGTTCAATGCAGGGCTCTTCAGGGGGGGCCCCTCCGGTGTATAAAGAACAGCCATTGTATATATAAAGACCTTT comes from the Procambarus clarkii isolate CNS0578487 chromosome 25, FALCON_Pclarkii_2.0, whole genome shotgun sequence genome and includes:
- the LOC123756441 gene encoding neuronal PAS domain-containing protein 4A isoform X2, with the translated sequence MQEIIQMCSFDGTKSTKGASKMRRDMINAEICQLRDLLPLPPSTRQRLSQLQLMALVCVYVRKSNYFQQVFKQQEQSLSPTPNIGFSKAMNGFIMMLTQGGKLLYISDNAAEYLGHSMEDLLIHGDSVYDIIDKQDHAAVQAELVRAGHASQHLDEDRLFLCRMNVSRNARRQMRFGDQKVVLVAGHYLSYLPLCSRNEPVFLAHCTPVAMPETRESVVQGATNVFTSVHTLDMKFLNLDRNGEFYLGYSRSSLAGVSWYHLLHPENMREAQTKHRLITTSEQDRSCILLVRLQAAGGTWRWVHCVLQVKDAADSSQQTGQSTQVSNSSSSNSSSTSSSNNNSSNSSSSSSTQQQQQPVIVATNQVLGEKEAAVLRANSWLYHYYTMQSKLQYGLAYDAHAQRVHAYYPQVMTYQTDPATSYITPTALNSGHAHTHTASTHAPYSLPTPTAYAHLQHYHHHYSVRLQHGLDYSRDPAWGYYDSSHATTDTQSPIHAHANTHTPTHTPRSSKKGSSPNSSPRRSPLTPMSSHGVSEGGGVAVAAPVPVRAAAGAAVHKGAASPELEQHLEAPWKASPTQEVPDYPEYSSYVTPPYSAATPTKLNVFTFDPIDPREVSLGRDHRVPSVEAGELPPWTTDPPPKISAWLPSLDDTTTVPLRPLHPAAL
- the LOC123756441 gene encoding neuronal PAS domain-containing protein 4A isoform X1 codes for the protein MRNILIYINIQLYLRKFVFEESVKAMSQRSSVVFLSDSFDGTKSTKGASKMRRDMINAEICQLRDLLPLPPSTRQRLSQLQLMALVCVYVRKSNYFQQVFKQQEQSLSPTPNIGFSKAMNGFIMMLTQGGKLLYISDNAAEYLGHSMEDLLIHGDSVYDIIDKQDHAAVQAELVRAGHASQHLDEDRLFLCRMNVSRNARRQMRFGDQKVVLVAGHYLSYLPLCSRNEPVFLAHCTPVAMPETRESVVQGATNVFTSVHTLDMKFLNLDRNGEFYLGYSRSSLAGVSWYHLLHPENMREAQTKHRLITTSEQDRSCILLVRLQAAGGTWRWVHCVLQVKDAADSSQQTGQSTQVSNSSSSNSSSTSSSNNNSSNSSSSSSTQQQQQPVIVATNQVLGEKEAAVLRANSWLYHYYTMQSKLQYGLAYDAHAQRVHAYYPQVMTYQTDPATSYITPTALNSGHAHTHTASTHAPYSLPTPTAYAHLQHYHHHYSVRLQHGLDYSRDPAWGYYDSSHATTDTQSPIHAHANTHTPTHTPRSSKKGSSPNSSPRRSPLTPMSSHGVSEGGGVAVAAPVPVRAAAGAAVHKGAASPELEQHLEAPWKASPTQEVPDYPEYSSYVTPPYSAATPTKLNVFTFDPIDPREVSLGRDHRVPSVEAGELPPWTTDPPPKISAWLPSLDDTTTVPLRPLHPAAL